The following is a genomic window from Strix aluco isolate bStrAlu1 chromosome 3, bStrAlu1.hap1, whole genome shotgun sequence.
AAGTTTAATGAGCAAAAGCATAACAGtaaaatacattcaaataaagccaaagagaagaaaatgtaaacagtATAATTTTAAAGTAAGTGCAGAAATGCAGGGCTCCTACCAATATTGGGATGATTCAGTATCTTCATTATTCGTACTTCTCGGAACAACTGCCAAGGAAGCAAGACAATTTTCTTAGAGTGTGTTTATTAGCAAGAAGTTACACAAATATGCGATTTTAGATAGCAAAAAGGAGCAGTGTAAGCCACAGAAAACAGCATTAACATCAAATATAAATATACTGCAGTGAAATCCAGAAAATGTAATCTACACCTTATACATGATATAAAAATAACCACTACCAACTACATATCAAAAACAGACTAATTTTTAAGCTTTATACAAACAGACACAGATAAGTTTTATAGACATTTCTGGAGTTTTACattgaacaaaaccaacaaaaatttGTGTGAATAATCTGTTATCTATTTGCTCCAATTTCTTTGATGAGTGGCAAGCTCAGCTAACTACCCTGAATACATACATAACTGTGGGTGCAAATACGAGGTGTAGTACTACAGAAAAGTTGAACACACAGATGTTAAAATGGAATTAGATATCAGGAATCCTGATGTCCCCCAGTCCAGCTGCTCCATAGAGGTTAAGTGGGCAAGTTCACCTTTCTTGCAACTACCAAATTTTACACCAGTCCACAAACAGCAGTGTCCCCTCTCCCCCTGGCAAGGCCTGAAGGTTTAAGATTGATGAAAGTTTGCTTTATGATCCTGAGTCACATAATCAAAAACAATTGGATAAACTTACAGCACTAAGCATATATACTTAAGACACTGgtgggtttactttttttttttaaaccagaaacaAAAGGTCTTCGCTCTTAAATTTCTAGCATTCATGGGTTTATTGATTAAGTGAGAGGTGAAGCAAGACTAACCTACTCAAAGGGAAGAAGGCAAACGAAAGGAATCCAAAATGACTACATAGTTCTGTTACTGTACACTTGAGGCTGTCAATACTGATAAGCTTGCACTGTTTTACTTCAAGTGAACAGCATATCCCCATCACCAAATCTATTTACTGTGCTGCATGCTCTTTAGTCCTGTATTGGGCTGAAGTAGGATGctgaaatgaaggaagaaaagctcACTGGCTTCTGCATAATGCTTAGACATTTTGGAAACACCTCAGCACTACAGTCCTCTTTTATAGAGAAACTTGGCTCAATGCAGAAGTGTGTTGTTGCTGTTCAGCTTGTCCGATGTCTCAGAGGACATCTCTCCCTCCATTTTCAAAATTAGTCCCATTTGTTCATATGCTTCCTTTGCAAAAGGGTACAATGATGCAAGCCAGAAATCGAACACCTCCTCAAAGAGTAGCACTTTAGTTTCTATTTTATGATGGCTGAGGCTACAagttaagagaaattaaaattcttttgcTGAGACAACACCAATGGTTTTATTACTCCATTTCTGCAACAGTCATAACATTTCTAAAATTCTGCATTTATTCTATTTAAGACTATAGagcaaaatgtttttgaaattcAGCTTTTGATTAAGTATTATTGCAGTTCTATATTTACATTATTCAAGTATTTCAAGCTAGTTACCATCCACTTGCCTTATAATTGCCATTATAACaatttcagaaggaaggaaaagctaTAAAAGCATTTACCTGAGAGAACATGAACAGTATGATGCAGTTTGTTTGTGTTCAAAGTGTAACAGATGGGTATATAATACCATGCACTACAATTAACTTTAGCAAATATTCTTGTTTCTTCATAAAGTCAGTTATTCCCATGAAAAAAACATCGTACCAGGCTGTTCATtgtgcattttttgtttttctaagtaTTTGAATTCATTGCACATGAAAAAGTTTCTCAGCTAAATCAATATCAATTAGGCAGAAGCTAACAAATCTAAGCCAGATGGTACAGCTTCAGAAGAACTTCTAAGCAGGTATGTGGAAAACTGTAATTCCTGCCAGAAGACTGGAAAGGTATTTCATAACTTAACGGTATTAATGCTTGTATAAAAGTTCCAGCAATGAATGCATATCTTCATAAGCAGGATTAAAATATTGGACTTCTATAAATCAATTCAAGTCTAGAAAATAGATCATTAATAAACACAATTTTACATGCAATATGAAGCACATGGTGATTGCATAAAAAGATACACATTATTCAATATTCTCGCAGGATTTAGAAGTTTATTAATTGGTTTAAGATTCAAATTGATTTCATAGTGACATGAAATTTTGTTCCACATAATATGCTATTTCTTCTTCCATAAAAGAAAAAGCCTACTAGGAAATGGACATAAAAGTCTTCTTTCCTCAAGACAGAACATTACTGATCTCCAGCCTAATGCAGGTACTTTGTTAtatgaaagaaacatttacttGCTCCAGTTCCAAACAGAAGACATCACCAAAACCCAAGGTATAGGCTTAGGTTTATTCCATACAAAAGCCAATACATTTTTTTACAACATCTTGTATTATATATCCTGTTGAATagacatttttcagaaaactgaagcATATGTTCTCATACAAAACAGGTACACAGCCCTGGTAGTCACCATGAGTATATCAAGAGGAAGTAGTTAGTCTCAACCTTTTCAGAGAAAGCAGCTATTCCAAGGCAAATTCTAAATGAACTCAACAAAGTCACAAGGTGAATCTGTGTATTTTCTTGCTGGTTAGTGACTCTGAGGTGGgcttcttgtttgtttggggattttgattcaaagacatttttaatgttgtttaaaaTGCATCTGCATGCTTAGAGCAAGAACCAGACAATGCTGAAGCAGCCGAAGTTATTTCTAGGTGATGCTCATCCACACAAATCATGTCAAACATAGGCTGAATGGAAACTggctattttattttacagacagGATGGTGTCAGTCTCCCTACAAACATcagagagcagggaaagaaagaaatgagcaaGGTTAGTTGAAATCTTGGAATCTACCTGCAGGTACCTGCTGACTAAATGGCTTCctcagaaaagattaaaaaaacccctaagtgGTTGTATTCCCTACAACACTCCTCTCCCAACTGCCTGCCTACTACTGAAACTATAGAACACAAGATGGCCTTCTTCATGGGGAGATACATGTTTCTCAGAGTTCATGTTTTGCAGTTGTTATTGGCTTCTGATAAGTTTCCAGAAATTGTTTACCTGGAAACCAACATTTTCAGACCTTTTTCTGAAGTAACTCAGGTATAGGCATCTTGCAAATTAGGCAGATGTACTTACGTGTTCCACAATACTGCTACGTAACTAAGTCAAGCAGCTTTGCTAAAGCTGCTTGGTGTGACAGATACCTTCCAACCCAGGAAGAAAGAAATTGTTTGAAAGGctgaaaaaactgaaataatggaaCAGCGCTATGCAGAGATCAAACTCAGCCACATTAGACCTTGTGTATCTTCTGGGCCATACAGTCCAAGGGGATGTGTAAGGGTCTCTCAAATGTGGAGTGGGGAGAAAGATCAGGGAACATTATTAAATCAGATATTCAAAACAGCAGAGGGGGAGCAGAATGGAAACTGGACAAATGAACTGTTCTCTGGAGTCCTGGTGCATATTCAGGATTTTATCTGGCCCAGTATAAATGCACACTGTAATGAATTACGGAAACGCCAACGTTCACTCCTCCAATTTTCTCTCACAAGAGAGAAACAGTGTAGAAAATCTCTGAATGATGGATAACACTTGAATAAAAGCATTAACAGTATTCAAGTATGAGCACAGTATTTTACACTGGAACACTTGCATTCCATGGAGCACTACTTTAGGATAAACCTTCCtgcccctccctttccccctgcAGAAGCATGCTGGTCATTAACACTAGTTATGTCAATGTGTATTTACAAATAGATGTATCTTTAAACAATATCCACTACACTTCTCAGTGACACTCAGGATACCTCTATATGCAAAGGAAGAGATGTATTAAAGCAACAAGACCACAGTTATTTCCTACAAAGCCAAGTTTGTTAATGTTATAGAAATCTGGACAGAACAGTGAGATTAGTTCTCCTTTTGTGACAAGGTGAGCTGCAGgattatataattatttattgTACTGATGAAAAATAGCGCTTTCAGAATTCATGCACACCTCTATTTccttgagcagcagcagcatattGCTCTCTCAGAAGGTGTAAGTGCTCCCTGacttctcccccccccgcccctttatAGGGCCACTCTTCATTCTGAACAAAGCACTACCACTCAAAAAAGCTCTTGAAGAATTATCTCCTTGTTGCAAACAGGTTGTAGCCTCAATAACTTCACTTATAGTAGAGGACAGACAGCACCATACTCAGTTTGTAGAACTTACACCTATGGAAAAGTCACAAAGCTTGAAAAATTGATTCTTGCATTTCCAGTTTTATTTGTCAGGGCATAGACTGCAGAAAGCACAAAGATCTTCTGTCACACAATTGCTAACACTACTTGCTGTCAGGTTGACATCTACATTTAAATTTACTATTTTAAGTCACTacaatcaaattaaaaattttcagtTAACCAAggctttttcttgctttgaacGACATGCTTGAATGCTTCTCTAGTTTCTAAGTCATTACTGAGAAGGGATGTTGCAAAAAAAGCATAGCTTTCAATGGGTAACATATTGAAGTTGTTCCTAATCTACTACTACTTtacttctgttctgcttttcttcacaacAGAAAGAACCTAAGTTTGAGACTTTAAATACGTTTAAAGAATAAACAGAAGCCTGATAACccctaaagagagaaaaatctgaaatgtcaCTCGCTAATCAAACCTAGAAAAAAAAGCACCTTCTCCTCCACTAGCAGTTTGCTGAAGAGCAACAAAATGCTATTTCAGAAACACCCCTAGTGAAGCTAGTACAGAAGACACTTTCAATGTAGCAGACATGCAGAAAATAGAATAGCAATTTTGATATAAATTCTAGTTATGGTGAAACCCAAATGCCTATGTTCATGACAGTGGAAAAAGCTAAGTCAGTACAATATGTCACTAAGTTCACAAAAAAAGCCAGCTCTGTCTTCTAAACAGGTGCTCACTAAGATAGGAACTACATAGTGAatgaattgaaaacaaaataaaagggaGTACCCTTAATTCAacattgtttgtttatttagagAGGCAGAGGTCCTGAAGCAAGAAATATAGCTTAAGACTATCATACTGCATGCATAAGgatgcaaaatttaaaaattcacaagATCAGCTTACTTGTGTCATCTCCTAACATCTGATGGTTTAAGTTAAAGTAACTGTCTGCAAAATACCCTGTCCATACTATATGGCATAAATAACACTGAAGAACATTGTTAAGAACAAACTGAaccctttctttgctttcatatGCGTGACTAAATACCCAGCTTGTGTGACACTTTCAGCAACTGAAGTATGTGCTCAAATATTTCTATTTACAAAACAGAACAGTGCATGAGAAGCTATGATGCCTCAACTCATTTTACTTAATTAGGTCAGTAGCAAGTACTATGGCAAAACCTACTTGCACTTGGTATCCTTTCCATCCTTGGAAAGGGGATGGTTTTATGAATGACCCTGTACCTAAGATCACTACATATTTGTCTTGTTTgatcaacaaaaaaaatcaacagttaTTGAAGGCCTAAAAGTTTTGCTGACAATTTACCAGCTCTGAAGCTCTAGAGACTGTATTCTCAACTATGCTAATTCAGATGGGTCCAACATCAGGAGTGGTATTTTTGTGGCAGTAACATACTCCAGTATTCCTCTATAAACATTCATTAGAAAAGTGTTTGTTCCTATTAAAACAATACTACTATCATTGCTTCCCATTCACAACATCACCTCTTGAATAAATGACTACTTAACAGTCCTATGTACAGTATAACCCTaatgacagaattttaaaaattcacattaCAGTGATACTATATAGTACAGAATCACAAACTTTAAGTAATAGTTCAGTGCAGAAAGAATAAAGATGACTGATTTCATAGAGCAGAAcgagaattttttttattatttacaataCACAAATGACCTCTCAAAATACTAACAGAAGTAGTAATTCTAAGCATGCTGATAAACCAACCTCCCACtcttatttgctttaaaaaactaCAGTTGCTTGAGCAACTGTGCAAAAACTGTGCTTAAGCTTACTTAAAATCTTTCAGGGAATCAGGATTCACTTTCACTTAAAATTCTCAGAAAATTGGAAGAAGACGAAGATATTTAGAGAttcaaaacaaagatttttcctgaaaattacaATCAAGGTGGTACAAAGGAAAGATTTATACCAACAAATTATCACACTTTCCAGTGTAAGCAGAAGATGCATGGCATAAATATTTCTAGAAGTTATTGAAGAATGGAATTGTGCTTAGATCACTGAATTTAACTTCTATCCTTAGTTCTGCTATAAGCTGCTTCTAACTGTACCTAACGTACCTAATGTTTCTCTTATTATCAGCTTCTCAatcaaaaaataaacagcagcagtAGTGCACTAATACAGGAGTATTTTGTTACTACTTGTGTGGTGTGACAGCATCTTTTGTAGGCTATGAAAGTTTCATTTATACTTGGAATGATTTATTGAATTATTATTGAATATTTCTGTGTGAAATACAACTTCTTTATCATTAAAGCAATTATcccagaaataaattttttatgcttagttttccaaaaagttttaatattttttttacccTCTCATTGCTCAACAACCAGACAAACTCACCTAGCTCTCCAAGTGTAAATACCAAGCTAAGTAGGAAACAAACTATGTGAGCAACATGGATTTCCACAGTATGCTCTCTCACATACTGCCTCTGTGGGTCCCTCTTCACTACCTCAAACATTAGGAAAGAGATTTGCTTAATATAGGGTGTAGGACTTAAGGATATCAAAGTTTTTGCATGAACTCTGCACAgcaggttgaattaaaaaaaaccaccacaaaatccCAAAGAACCTATACTCAAACAAAAACACTACAGAAGAGAAACTACATAAAccaaagaattaaaagaaaacaaagaaaaaaaaagaaatgaaagcaaagttgTTTCTAACTCCTCACAACCAGAAGTTGGacaataaaataaacataatggCAGCCAAAGATAAAAGAAGAGCAGTAAGTCGTAGCTGTAGAATGAGAGAAAGAGGCTACAGACAGCAGCAGTGTAGTATTTGTAAATAAAACATATCCCCAATTTCTTATAATAGGCAACCTCCAGTAGGACAATACAACATTTCTGTGCTTCAGCCAAAACCAAACGTACAGATAGTTAAATagtaaaaaccccaaaccaaacaaaaaacctgcagGGTTTTGTTAAAACACTTATCACAATGGTTATGAAGGACTTCTGAATTTTTATCTACAgacacaaacaaacaagaatgTTCCGATTATGTTCATTTTGTCAATTCTACACACAAAAAAGTAACTGCCAAAGGTCCCTTGAGTTTAACAAATACTTTATTAAAGTTGAAAGACTGTAAAAACAAAGGTGAAATAAAACCATCAAAACTTACAAGTCCACAAAAATCAATTACTACATTAAAGACAAATTCAAGAAAAATACTATCCTTTACAGCACTACGTCTTGACTTAATATTTAGACAAACTACTTGTGTACGTAATTAGATACAAATTTTATTGTCAGCAAAGAGTAaaactggaggaggaaggaagagcaaaGAAGCAATGCTTAGATAGGAACACATACAGTAACTGCCCTCAGACAAATTGCACATGCACGTTGTAGCAAAGACAGTAGGATACCACTGTCTCCCCCAAGGTCATGCATACACAAAGATGTTTGTTTAGCAAGATAAAGGgaccaaatatttttgtcaagTAAACAAAAGATCACAGTTCAACCGTTTATAGAATTTCAGATGTTATGGTATATTCTTACCTTTTGCAGACTAGTAGGATTTAGCTGTGTTTTATCTATTATTTTCACAGCAAccttgggaaaaaacaaaccaccatgGATTATTAAACTCAGAaaaatgtttgaataaaaatatattgcacCTCCATGAGCAAAAGCATAGATGTGCCTATAAGACATGCATATATGTCTGCTTTTATGCATTTCATCAAGCAAAATTTCCTTACCTATAAGGATCTACTAGCAGGAGCTCAGAACTTTGCCACCAGATGGTACCACCAAGGAATCAGTTTTATACTTCTGTCAGATAATATTATCCTGTCCACTGCAAAACCAGGCCCTCCAAACACAAGATCTATCTATCAATATATTTCAACATCAGGATCTATCTATCTACACATTTATCAACAGATTATCAATATCAATGAAATCTATCAATagatttatcttctgttttggaAATGCTTGGGGATGAACAGatgctctcccagctccaaaaTACCCCTTTATGTGCAACAAGCTTTTTGATCTCCTCACCAagaagttacattttaaaaaaaaggggtgAGTGGTTACAGGAAGAAAACTCAGGCACCTCAGGTAACCTTTCCTGTATCCTGAAACAGCCTCTTTACATCTTGCTTTATGATGACgaaaaatcagaagagaaaggTAAAAGAATAGCAGAAATACTTATAAAGATAGCCAAAGAGAAGATAAAACACACTGacagcctttttttgtttgttttctttttttgaaaggcTTACCTCTCTTCCAGTAAGCACATGCCTTGCCAGTTTCACTTTGgcaaaatttccttttcctattgTTTTCAGTAAGCGATAATTTCCAATGTGAGGATGCTCTTCATTGGTAGATGTAATGGAGTTTCTACATCGAGGGATGTTTTGTCTGCTACTCGACTTGATAGGCTGGACATGTGGCTCAGTGTATCCATCCACAGAGGTATGCTGGAAGGCAGATAAAAGAGTTGGGAATTTAGCTACTTGGATTTTAGACAGTTGCAGCAAAATAGACTAAAACCATAAAAAGGTGTAGAGGGGAGTCATTCATTTACTTCTACTATATAACTGATAATTTTGGATGGTAGCCTAAGCAGAACACACTGTCTTTGGGCAGTTTGATGCATGTCTCAAGAAAAAGGTCTGCAGAAAGATTTTACCAGCTCCAAATGTAACACTAGAGACACCTAGGCAGTAATCAACAAACCACTgcagacttttttaaaataggaaactATGCCAAACTACACACTACACCATTACGTTGCAAATAAACTTGTCTAATCGTAAccaaatttacttttttaaaaatacacagtacaaaaaatatttgtacttttGTATATTTGAAAACAAGGTTTCACtctattttttaaactttctttacTCAAATAGCGTTATGAGAAAAAGTAAGTCAAGTAAGCTTTGTTCCCCAAACTCATTTGCATCTTTTTGTAAATCACAGAAGTTTTCAAGTAATGAACAATCtacatcttcatttaaaaacaataatccGTTCTTAAAACCCTCCATGATATctcataaatacattttaaatctcAAAAAGTCTGAAGAACTAAAAGgatgttatttttaatgcatgCCAACACATCATCCCACATTAAATGTTAGTCACTGAGATCTGCAGTGCTTCTGTACTCTTTAACTTCCAAGTATATAAGGGGCAAGACACAGATAGGGCTTGGAAATGTTCCAAGGAGAAACCAAAGTAACAGAAGATGTCAAAGGGGTGTTAAGTGTTTCAGTATTTCAAATGCTTTCTAACAGTGGCAGATGGGTACAAATGTTTAACAGGTAAAATTTAGCCTCTAATTTTTTAAGTTAGAGATTTAAAGGCAGGCAAATACTGTAGGTAGAAACAGTGTCTTCTCAGACCAGTTTTTACATTTTGTAACAGAAAGGCATGCTTACTCCCAGCTCACTCAGTTTCTGCTAAGCATAAAGCATCAACAAAACTCAAAAGACACCttaatattttcccatttttcactgCTTCAATCAAAAAGTGGGTATCTCGATACCCTTGTACTGAGCACTAACTGAGCCTGTTTCTTTAGAGACCAAAGGTTTCGAAGATCTTTGACCTTAAGCTGAAAGCAGAGTCAGAAGGCAGTGGGAGGTTTCACTGTGTCCCCCAATATCCAGCCTAATGTTGGTATATGCTGATCTCACCCGTCATTCCTTAtgcaagtaattattttcttatacAAAATAGAATTTAAAGCAGTGCTTCAAACTTCAGTGTGCATTTATTATAGACTGAAGTCAATCCCCTCCTGTAAACACCCAGGCCTACAGATAGTCCCACTGAGCCAAGCAGAGTTATTTCAGGACATAAGCACTAGTAGAATTGGGAAAACTAGCAAACAGCTGCAACACAACCGGAAAAAACAAGGAGTATACCACAACCAGAATGTTCTTCCCAAATGTAGCACAACTCTGCTTACATCACCTCCAGCATTATTAATTATTCACTATGTCCAGGAGAACAGtcctaaatataattttctgtttgtcttttcaTTACCCGAGTGTCTCTGGAAAATACTACTTTACCCCCACTGCTAAACTGTTTTCTGAACTACTGCGGAACCAAGCAAGCAGGCATGTTTAGATTCTGTGTATCAGACACATTTATCCAACCATAAAATAACATGCTAGCAATAGTATTTATCCTTTAGAAGCACgtaattaaaatactttctgtgGACTTGGAAAGAGAGGATCAGAAGGACAGCTCCAGGCAAAGAGGCTTTGAAACATTCCTTCAACATTGGACACTAGTCCTACATGCAATAAACCAGAGCCCAAATAGGTCTCGCCTAAGAAAACACCCTGCAACATCAGTATTTGTATGGTGCTAATAATATTATAGCTGTACCTAGAACCCTGTCCAGAGCTACAGCACTCTGCTACACAAGTTTTAAGTCTTTGAGCCTATTTATGCACACAATTAGATCTTCACTACTTGAAATACAATGCCTACAAGAGGCATTAGAAAGCCTAATATCAATTGCCAATTTCATATGCTTCACAGCATTAACCTACTTCCAGTAGATACTTGAAGGGATCTTGTAAATAAACAGTTGGATAGGCAAGCAAAGCCAATGTCATAGGCAAAGTGAAAGATGGCTTCACAAGATAgatcattttaaagcaaatttaacaGGGAAAGCAGTTATTTGATCATAATGACAATGTAACACTGAACcaaatctgaagagaaaaaaagtaacaagGTTCATGGTCATGACAATTCTGGATTTTGCTCTTTTTGTGACAGAAAAACTAAGCTCATCTGGATAGTTTCTCAATTATTGCCTCTTAGACAGATTATCTTCAGATTCAACCATTCTCCCCAGCTATGCCCAAGGATGAGAGAAAACATGCATAAAGAAGGTCAAGTTTCTTCGTTTGTgagacactatatatatatataaaaaaagtttctgaatttCAACAGCACTGAATTGTAATTATTCTTCTTAAGCCTTGCAATAGGCCTCTCTCTTTTGCACATAAACAGCTTGCTATTGTTGGAAAGTACAGAGGAATTTAATCTAGAAACTCATCAACTTCTAGAAATCAGCATTCAATGAAATGGAAACATAACAAGGTTaagatgttggaaaaaaaaaatcaagttaggTCAAACAGTATCTCTGAGATTATTTCGAAACAATGTCAAAGCTGTATTCCACAGAAGCATGGAATATCCACACTGTCTAGAAAAACAGGCTATGTAGTTTTAAGACCTTTCTGGTCCATTACAATGCATTCATTCATTATGCATCAGCTACTGTGTGGctatttaaaaatgtcatttcagaagAACAATCTCTAAATTCTGAGAAATTTTTCAGGGTGCTGGAAACAAGTGGGCTGTAAAAACCAACACTCTCCTTGAAGTTCACTGCCATCTAAAAACAATTCCAGCTAACAACCTGGATTTCCTACACAGGATTTTAATTAGGGATTCTGGTATTTCTCTAGATATCTTGATAATATATCTTAATATATACACAATGTAGTGGGAAACACTACCTTACTAGTACATCATAAACATGACTTCCTGTATGTTCAGTTTATGTCACTTAAATGTCTAGAAATCAACACAAAATTAgatgtttcttaaaataaaatgcaattctaAATAAAAAAGGTGCAGCAGTAACAAAAGTTTAGGGCTGAAACAGTGTATTAGCGCAGCCATTTAGGTATTTTGCACATtagtc
Proteins encoded in this region:
- the MARK1 gene encoding serine/threonine-protein kinase MARK1 isoform X14; protein product: MSTRTPLPTVNERDTENHTSVDGYTEPHVQPIKSSSRQNIPRCRNSITSTNEEHPHIGNYRLLKTIGKGNFAKVKLARHVLTGREVAVKIIDKTQLNPTSLQKGD
- the MARK1 gene encoding serine/threonine-protein kinase MARK1 isoform X13, giving the protein MSTRTPLPTVNERDTENHTSVDGYTEPHVQPIKSSSRQNIPRCRNSITSTNEEHPHIGNYRLLKTIGKGNFAKVKLARHVLTGREVAVKIIDKTQLNPTSLQKSFNFNKVFVKLKGPLAVTFLCVELTK